A single genomic interval of Nonomuraea rubra harbors:
- a CDS encoding GlxA family transcriptional regulator: MGAGTVALVVIDDAISMWDMYELGIATAVFGVAHTDLADPWYDLRLVGSRPGAPSTAPGFTLNAPYGLDELEKADTVIVPVVPESYMNGGRELPADLLAALRGAAARGARLVSLCNGVFALAAAGLLDGRPATAHWEHTRELAERYPRVQVDESVLYVDDGDVLTSAGLSGGLDLCLHIVRRDLGARVANQLARRLVVPAHRPGGQAQYVERALDVTDDGIAPVLHWALEHLDRPLTVEDLAARAGMSVRSFHRNLRAATGTSPMKWLLHQRLARAQQLLETTELPIDQVSERSGLGSANNLRHHFATHLGVAPTEYRRAFPCSGPVPALQR, encoded by the coding sequence ATGGGTGCGGGTACCGTGGCGCTGGTCGTGATCGACGACGCCATCTCGATGTGGGACATGTACGAGCTGGGCATCGCCACGGCGGTCTTCGGCGTGGCGCACACGGACCTCGCCGACCCGTGGTACGACCTGCGCCTCGTCGGGTCGCGGCCGGGGGCGCCCTCGACGGCGCCGGGGTTCACGCTGAACGCGCCGTACGGGCTGGACGAGCTGGAGAAGGCCGACACGGTGATCGTCCCCGTCGTGCCGGAGTCGTACATGAACGGCGGCCGCGAGCTGCCCGCGGACCTGCTCGCCGCGCTGCGCGGGGCCGCCGCCCGCGGGGCGCGCCTGGTCTCCCTCTGCAACGGCGTGTTCGCGCTCGCCGCCGCCGGCCTGCTCGACGGCCGCCCCGCCACCGCCCACTGGGAGCACACCCGCGAGCTGGCCGAGCGCTACCCGCGGGTCCAGGTGGACGAGTCGGTCCTGTACGTGGACGACGGCGACGTGCTCACCAGCGCCGGGCTCAGCGGCGGGCTCGACCTGTGCCTGCACATCGTCCGCCGCGACCTCGGCGCCCGGGTGGCCAACCAGCTCGCCCGCCGCCTCGTCGTGCCCGCCCACCGGCCCGGCGGCCAGGCCCAGTACGTGGAACGCGCCCTCGACGTGACCGACGACGGCATCGCCCCCGTCCTGCACTGGGCCCTGGAGCACCTCGACCGGCCGCTCACCGTCGAGGACCTGGCCGCCCGCGCCGGGATGAGCGTGCGCAGCTTCCACCGCAACCTGCGGGCGGCCACGGGCACGAGCCCCATGAAGTGGCTGCTCCACCAGCGCCTGGCCCGCGCGCAACAACTCCTGGAGACCACCGAGCTGCCCATCGACCAGGTCAGCGAGCGCAGCGGTCTCGGCAGCGCGAACAACCTGCGCCACCACTTCGCCACGCACCTCGGCGTGGCCCCCACCGAGTACCGGCGGGCCTTCCCCTGCTCGGGGCCCGTTCCCGCGCTCCAGCGGTGA
- a CDS encoding glycoside hydrolase family 19 protein, whose translation MRRSLTSLVAALLAAGTISVILPMSSASAAACATAWNASAAYQGGAVVSYNGHNWSAKWWTQNETPGNAGVWADQGTCGGWTPAPSCNHPNWAAGQWYAVGSIVRYTDGNYYIAVHENPGYDPVISHWYWDPYTCGGTTPTDPPAPGGFVVSEAQFNQMFPSRNTFYSYSGLTAAMSAYPAFAKTGSDTIRKQEAAAFLANVNHETGGLVHIVEQNTANYPHYCDAGQPYGCPAGQAAYYGRGPIQLSWNFNYKAAGDALGINLLADPWRVERESAVAWKTALWYWMTQNGPGTMTAHNAMVNSRGFGETIRSINGSKECGGANPAQVQSRVNAYQRFTQILGVSPGGNLSC comes from the coding sequence GTGCGACGAAGCCTGACGTCGCTGGTCGCCGCGCTGCTCGCCGCGGGCACGATCTCAGTCATCCTCCCCATGTCGTCGGCCTCGGCGGCAGCCTGCGCGACAGCATGGAACGCCTCCGCCGCCTACCAGGGCGGCGCCGTCGTCTCTTACAACGGCCATAACTGGTCGGCCAAGTGGTGGACGCAGAACGAGACCCCCGGCAACGCCGGCGTCTGGGCCGATCAGGGCACCTGCGGAGGCTGGACGCCCGCCCCGTCCTGCAACCACCCGAACTGGGCGGCCGGGCAGTGGTACGCGGTGGGCAGTATCGTCCGGTACACCGACGGCAACTACTACATCGCCGTCCACGAGAACCCCGGGTACGACCCGGTGATCTCCCACTGGTACTGGGACCCGTACACCTGCGGCGGGACGACCCCGACCGATCCGCCCGCCCCGGGCGGGTTCGTGGTGAGCGAGGCCCAGTTCAACCAGATGTTCCCGAGCCGCAACACGTTCTACAGCTACAGCGGCCTGACCGCCGCCATGTCCGCCTATCCCGCGTTCGCCAAGACCGGCAGCGACACGATCAGGAAGCAGGAGGCCGCCGCCTTCCTGGCCAACGTCAACCACGAGACGGGCGGCCTGGTCCACATCGTCGAGCAGAACACCGCCAACTACCCGCACTACTGCGACGCCGGCCAGCCCTACGGCTGCCCCGCCGGGCAGGCCGCCTACTACGGCCGCGGGCCGATCCAGCTGAGCTGGAACTTCAACTACAAGGCGGCGGGCGACGCCCTCGGCATCAACCTGCTGGCCGACCCGTGGCGGGTGGAGCGCGAATCCGCCGTCGCGTGGAAGACCGCACTCTGGTACTGGATGACCCAGAACGGCCCCGGCACCATGACCGCGCACAACGCCATGGTCAACAGCCGCGGGTTCGGCGAGACGATCCGCAGCATCAATGGCAGCAAGGAATGCGGCGGCGCGAACCCCGCCCAGGTCCAGAGCCGGGTGAACGCCTATCAGAGGTTCACCCAGATCCTCGGCGTGAGCCCCGGCGGCAACCTCTCCTGCTGA
- a CDS encoding aldo/keto reductase, translating to MQTRTLGRTGPAVSALGLGAMGMSGGYGASDRSESIATVHAALEAGVTLIDTGDFYGMGHNELLLAEALRSRDRDGYQLSVKFGQLRGPGSVLGGQDGRPEAVKNFLAYSLTRLGTDHVDIYRPARLDRAVPIEETVGAIKELIDAGYVRHIGLSEVDAETIRRAHAVHPIADLQIEYSLLSRAVETDVLPTLRELGIGLTAYGVLGRGLLSGHWAAGHTAGPGDMRGHSPRFSGGNLEHNLALVDALRSIAEAKGCTVAQLAIAWVAAQGTDIVPLAGARTRERLAEALPAADLVLTADELAEIEKAVPRGAARGDRYPSVFMADLGVGN from the coding sequence ATGCAGACCCGAACCCTGGGCCGCACCGGGCCGGCCGTCTCCGCGCTGGGCCTGGGCGCGATGGGCATGTCCGGCGGGTACGGCGCGTCCGACCGCTCGGAGAGCATCGCCACCGTGCACGCCGCGCTGGAGGCCGGCGTCACGCTGATCGACACCGGCGACTTCTACGGCATGGGCCACAACGAGCTGCTGCTCGCCGAGGCGCTGCGCAGCCGGGATCGGGACGGCTACCAGCTCAGCGTCAAGTTCGGTCAGCTCAGGGGGCCGGGCTCGGTGCTGGGCGGCCAGGACGGCCGTCCCGAGGCGGTGAAGAACTTCCTGGCCTACTCGCTGACCCGGCTGGGCACCGACCACGTCGACATCTACCGTCCCGCCCGCCTGGACCGGGCGGTGCCGATCGAGGAGACGGTGGGCGCGATCAAGGAGCTGATCGACGCCGGGTACGTACGGCACATCGGGCTCTCGGAGGTCGACGCGGAGACGATCCGCCGGGCGCACGCCGTGCACCCCATCGCCGACCTGCAGATCGAGTACTCGCTGCTCTCGCGGGCGGTGGAGACGGACGTCCTGCCCACCCTCCGGGAGCTCGGCATCGGCCTGACCGCCTACGGCGTCCTCGGCCGCGGCCTCCTGTCCGGCCACTGGGCCGCCGGCCACACCGCCGGCCCCGGCGACATGCGCGGCCACAGCCCGCGGTTCTCGGGCGGCAACCTGGAGCACAACCTCGCCCTCGTGGACGCGCTGCGCAGCATCGCCGAGGCGAAGGGCTGCACCGTCGCCCAGCTCGCCATCGCCTGGGTGGCCGCGCAGGGCACGGACATCGTGCCACTGGCCGGCGCCCGCACCCGCGAGCGGCTGGCCGAGGCGCTGCCCGCGGCGGACCTGGTCCTCACCGCGGACGAGCTCGCCGAGATCGAGAAGGCGGTGCCGCGGGGGGCGGCGCGCGGCGACCGGTACCCGTCCGTGTTCATGGCCGACCTCGGCGTGGGCAACTGA
- the tsaA gene encoding tRNA (N6-threonylcarbamoyladenosine(37)-N6)-methyltransferase TrmO codes for MTYEIRPIGVVRSALVDPESAPKQGLEGAPDAWLEFDPAVADGIRDLVPGDVVFVLTWLHLADRSVVAVHPRDDPRNPLTGVFSTRSADRPNPVGLHRVEVLAVDGLRVRVAELEAVDGTPVVDVKPVLDATR; via the coding sequence ATGACATACGAGATTCGTCCCATCGGGGTCGTCCGATCGGCTCTGGTGGATCCGGAGAGCGCGCCGAAGCAGGGCCTGGAGGGCGCTCCTGACGCCTGGCTGGAGTTCGACCCCGCCGTGGCGGACGGGATCCGTGACCTGGTGCCCGGCGACGTGGTGTTCGTGCTGACGTGGCTGCATCTCGCCGACCGGTCCGTGGTGGCGGTGCATCCGCGTGACGACCCGCGCAACCCGCTGACCGGCGTCTTCAGCACGCGATCAGCCGACCGGCCCAACCCCGTCGGGCTGCACCGGGTCGAGGTGCTCGCGGTCGACGGGCTGCGGGTGCGGGTGGCCGAGCTGGAGGCCGTCGACGGGACCCCGGTCGTGGACGTGAAGCCGGTCCTGGACGCGACCCGCTGA
- a CDS encoding DUF418 domain-containing protein, whose amino-acid sequence MSSEVRQPRSRIAALDVIRGFALCGILLANVQPIAYTGAAVAAPESPGYTWFGLLVEQRFFPIFSLLFGVGFSLLLRSAGERTARPRLLLLRRLTTLLAMGAAHHLLLWQGDILAIYAVVGLVVLLPSTWLPRWAVAGLAAVFLVGALALAPGSVALVPGLFLLGSALTRYGVIDRIERSTRVPAVLGLLLAALAVPVARLQVEQVQFGLTLALAGLLTAGAYVCGMLVLLRTPLRRALEIVFAPLGRMALTNYLSATVLVLTAAPMVGGVPHEWPASTVLIIAGGILAVQWAWSTLWLGRFRQGPVEWLWRWVT is encoded by the coding sequence ATGTCATCTGAAGTGCGGCAACCCCGCTCCCGGATCGCGGCGCTCGACGTGATCCGCGGGTTCGCCCTGTGCGGAATCCTGCTGGCCAACGTTCAGCCGATCGCCTACACCGGTGCGGCGGTGGCGGCTCCGGAGAGCCCGGGATACACCTGGTTCGGCCTGCTCGTCGAGCAACGCTTCTTCCCGATCTTCTCGCTGCTGTTCGGCGTCGGGTTCTCGCTGCTGCTGCGCTCGGCCGGGGAGCGGACCGCCCGGCCGCGGCTGCTGCTCCTGCGCAGGCTGACGACGCTGCTCGCGATGGGGGCGGCCCACCATCTGCTGCTGTGGCAGGGCGACATCCTGGCCATCTACGCCGTCGTCGGGCTGGTCGTGCTGCTGCCCTCGACCTGGCTGCCGCGCTGGGCGGTGGCGGGGCTGGCGGCCGTGTTCCTCGTCGGCGCGCTCGCGCTGGCCCCCGGGTCTGTCGCGCTGGTTCCCGGGCTGTTCCTGCTGGGCTCGGCACTGACCCGGTACGGGGTGATCGACCGCATCGAGCGCTCCACCCGCGTTCCGGCCGTGCTCGGGCTCCTGCTCGCCGCACTGGCGGTGCCCGTGGCCAGGCTGCAGGTCGAGCAGGTGCAGTTCGGCCTCACCCTGGCGCTGGCCGGGCTGCTGACCGCGGGCGCTTACGTCTGCGGGATGCTCGTGCTGCTCAGGACGCCGTTGCGGCGGGCGCTGGAGATCGTCTTCGCGCCGCTGGGCCGGATGGCGCTGACCAACTACCTGAGCGCCACCGTACTCGTGCTGACGGCCGCGCCGATGGTGGGCGGGGTGCCGCACGAGTGGCCCGCCAGCACCGTGCTGATCATCGCGGGCGGCATCCTGGCCGTCCAGTGGGCGTGGTCCACGCTCTGGCTCGGCCGTTTTCGGCAGGGGCCGGTCGAGTGGTTGTGGCGCTGGGTCACCTAG
- the prfH gene encoding peptide chain release factor H, protein MSVHLLLSAGRGPQECAWALAELLRRLEREAGRRKLETHRVETVPGDRPGTFRSVLVRIAGDGAETFAASWTGTLCWQAPSPYRAGIGRKNWYVIAQQCQVGTPRTTFAEADVDVVACRTGGPGGQHRNKASTAVRATHRPTGIVVVVDTERQFSLNRRLAMRLLRERIERGDEVAERAAGTARWRIHDELVRGNPTRVERRS, encoded by the coding sequence GTGAGCGTCCATCTGCTGCTGTCGGCCGGGCGCGGGCCGCAGGAGTGCGCCTGGGCGCTGGCCGAGCTGCTGCGCCGCCTGGAACGCGAGGCCGGCCGGCGGAAGCTGGAGACGCATCGGGTCGAGACCGTTCCCGGCGACCGGCCCGGCACGTTCCGGTCGGTTCTCGTGCGGATCGCGGGTGACGGCGCCGAGACGTTCGCCGCCTCGTGGACGGGGACGCTGTGCTGGCAGGCGCCCAGCCCGTACCGGGCCGGGATCGGGCGCAAGAACTGGTACGTCATCGCCCAGCAGTGCCAGGTCGGCACCCCGCGTACGACGTTCGCGGAGGCGGACGTCGACGTCGTCGCCTGCCGCACCGGCGGCCCGGGCGGGCAGCACAGGAACAAGGCCAGCACGGCCGTGCGGGCCACCCACCGGCCCACGGGGATCGTCGTCGTGGTCGACACCGAGCGCCAGTTCAGCCTCAACCGCCGCCTCGCCATGCGGCTGCTGCGGGAGCGCATCGAGCGGGGCGACGAGGTGGCGGAGCGGGCCGCCGGCACCGCCCGCTGGCGGATCCACGACGAGCTCGTACGCGGCAACCCGACCAGGGTCGAACGCCGATCATGA
- a CDS encoding MOSC domain-containing protein: MELAEIRTYPIKSIKGISRSSARMLPWGLEGDRRWAVVDPLGELIWVGEHPQLLSVSAEETPEGDLLLSARGLGELKVSPATGETIAVGFANFERGVLAGADAHEWFTRLLGKPARLVWQDEPRRYSVNGEPGGGPEEFAWAGALHLVSRSSLARLDDWIAEGAMQRQEPAPDPLDVARFRPNAIIDGAEPFAEDAWTSVRIGEIDFRVSELCDRCAATTWHPATQDGGKEPLRTLARHRRWDGASWFGIRLVPRNLGELKVGDEVRPG, from the coding sequence ATGGAATTAGCGGAGATCCGCACCTACCCCATCAAGTCCATCAAGGGCATCTCCCGGTCATCCGCCCGAATGCTCCCCTGGGGTCTGGAAGGGGATCGCCGCTGGGCGGTGGTGGACCCGCTGGGAGAGTTGATCTGGGTGGGCGAACACCCTCAACTCCTCTCGGTTTCGGCTGAAGAGACGCCCGAGGGCGACCTGCTGTTGTCAGCGAGGGGTCTGGGCGAGCTGAAGGTCTCTCCGGCCACCGGCGAGACGATCGCCGTCGGTTTCGCCAACTTCGAACGGGGCGTCCTCGCCGGCGCCGACGCTCATGAATGGTTCACCCGGCTGCTCGGTAAGCCGGCCCGTCTCGTCTGGCAGGACGAGCCGCGACGATACAGCGTCAACGGGGAACCCGGCGGGGGCCCGGAAGAGTTCGCCTGGGCCGGCGCGCTGCACCTGGTCTCCCGGAGTTCGCTGGCGCGCCTCGACGACTGGATCGCCGAAGGCGCCATGCAACGCCAGGAGCCTGCCCCGGATCCCCTCGACGTCGCCCGCTTCCGTCCCAACGCGATCATCGACGGCGCGGAGCCGTTCGCGGAGGACGCCTGGACGTCGGTGCGCATCGGCGAGATCGACTTCCGGGTCTCGGAGTTGTGCGACCGCTGCGCCGCCACCACCTGGCATCCGGCCACGCAGGACGGCGGCAAGGAACCCCTGAGGACCCTGGCCAGACATCGCCGCTGGGACGGGGCGTCCTGGTTCGGCATCCGGCTGGTGCCCAGGAACCTCGGCGAGTTGAAAGTCGGTGACGAGGTCCGGCCGGGCTGA
- a CDS encoding dihydrofolate reductase family protein, with amino-acid sequence MRTIAASLFISLDGVIDEPGEWHFPYFNDEMGAAVDSQMADTLLLGRKTYDSFAGAWPGIEAEGGEDAGYAKTLGDARKIVVSRQPLEFTWRNSELLQGDLVEAVTALKNEPGGRIAMSGSVSVVRQLLAAGLLDELHLLVHPIAVRKGERLFDEGDTTVPLELVKSETFSTGVLYLVYRPAKTAS; translated from the coding sequence ATGAGGACGATCGCCGCCAGCCTGTTCATCTCCCTCGACGGCGTCATCGACGAGCCCGGGGAGTGGCACTTCCCCTACTTCAACGACGAGATGGGCGCGGCCGTGGACAGCCAGATGGCCGACACCCTGCTCCTGGGCCGCAAGACCTACGACAGCTTCGCCGGAGCATGGCCGGGCATCGAGGCGGAGGGCGGCGAGGACGCCGGCTACGCCAAGACGCTGGGCGACGCGCGGAAGATCGTGGTCTCGCGCCAGCCCCTGGAGTTCACCTGGCGCAACTCCGAGCTGCTGCAGGGCGACCTGGTCGAGGCCGTGACCGCGCTGAAGAACGAGCCCGGCGGACGGATCGCGATGAGCGGGTCGGTCTCGGTGGTCCGCCAGCTCCTGGCGGCGGGGCTGCTGGACGAGCTGCACCTGCTGGTGCACCCGATCGCGGTGCGCAAGGGCGAGCGCCTGTTCGACGAGGGCGACACCACCGTCCCGCTGGAGCTGGTCAAGTCCGAGACGTTCTCGACGGGCGTGCTGTACCTGGTCTACCGGCCCGCCAAGACCGCCTCCTAG
- a CDS encoding RNA ligase RtcB family protein, translating into MSQQQATVTVFASPTSWIESDAVAQCHQVAALDGMMHVAAMPDLHPGKGAPIGAAMTSTVLYPFLVGSDIGCGIAVFPVRLKRAVPEKLASRFPDLDRALDPERDAGDPAWDVVKDEIPAGHVEGLGTVGRGNHFVELARIGTVFEPGHASRLGLDAGDLVLVVHSGSRGLGERILREHTEVHGAGPAADPAAYLARHDDAVRWGSLNRRLLAARVAHALGFEPAEPIVDQCHNLVEVRDGAYLHRKGAAPGDGRDVLIAGTRGTPSYLVAGHAGPEAGHSVAHGAGRKMSRADALRRGKAKHTVEELRRTPVGSLVVCGDRQLLFEEAPTAYKRIEQVIADLADHGLATPVATTIPLVTYKTADLGSAPRGRRRRGQA; encoded by the coding sequence TTGTCTCAGCAACAGGCCACGGTCACCGTGTTCGCCTCCCCCACGAGCTGGATCGAGTCCGATGCCGTCGCGCAGTGCCACCAGGTGGCCGCCCTCGACGGCATGATGCACGTCGCCGCCATGCCGGACCTGCACCCCGGCAAGGGCGCCCCCATCGGCGCCGCCATGACCTCGACCGTCCTGTACCCGTTCCTGGTGGGCTCCGACATCGGCTGCGGCATCGCCGTGTTCCCGGTGAGGCTCAAGCGCGCCGTGCCGGAGAAGCTCGCCAGCCGGTTCCCCGACCTCGATCGGGCGCTGGACCCCGAGCGGGACGCCGGCGATCCCGCCTGGGACGTGGTGAAGGACGAGATCCCCGCGGGTCACGTCGAGGGGCTCGGGACGGTCGGCCGGGGCAACCACTTCGTCGAGCTGGCCCGGATCGGGACCGTCTTCGAGCCCGGCCACGCGAGCCGGCTCGGGCTCGACGCGGGTGACCTGGTGCTCGTCGTCCACAGCGGTTCCCGCGGGCTGGGCGAGCGGATCCTGCGGGAGCACACCGAGGTCCACGGCGCGGGCCCCGCCGCCGATCCCGCGGCCTACCTGGCGCGGCACGACGACGCCGTACGCTGGGGGTCGCTCAACCGGCGGCTGCTGGCCGCCCGGGTCGCGCACGCGCTGGGGTTCGAGCCCGCCGAGCCGATCGTCGACCAGTGCCACAACCTGGTGGAGGTCCGCGACGGCGCCTACCTGCACCGCAAGGGGGCGGCGCCGGGTGACGGCCGCGACGTGCTCATCGCCGGTACGCGCGGCACCCCGTCCTACCTCGTGGCCGGGCACGCGGGGCCGGAGGCCGGCCATTCCGTGGCGCACGGCGCGGGGCGCAAGATGTCGCGCGCGGACGCGCTGCGCCGGGGGAAGGCCAAGCACACGGTCGAGGAGCTGCGCCGTACGCCGGTGGGGTCGCTGGTGGTGTGCGGCGACCGGCAGTTGTTGTTCGAGGAGGCGCCGACGGCGTACAAGCGGATCGAGCAGGTGATCGCCGACCTGGCCGACCACGGCCTGGCGACGCCGGTGGCGACCACGATCCCGCTGGTCACCTACAAGACGGCCGACCTCGGGTCCGCGCCTCGCGGGCGGCGCAGGCGGGGGCAGGCGTGA
- a CDS encoding lytic polysaccharide monooxygenase, whose translation MRKSTIAATVAASGLLALLPASAANAHGTMSNPPSRVYVCKNEGPETPKSAACKAAVAAGGTQAYYDWNEVSLLEAGGRHRELIPDGKLCSAGREKYRGLDLQRADWPATRVSPGNFTLTYHASAPHANSNFEFYITREGWNPTMPLKWSDLVHIRTFNNQNPTTFTNWTINLPQRSGRHILYSIWQRVVGSNEAFYTCSDVDFGGGGNPTPTPTPTPTPTPTPTPTPTPTVTQPGGTWSAGTAYRAGDRVTYNGQTYECIQPHTALAGWEPPNVAALWKRV comes from the coding sequence ATGCGCAAGAGCACCATCGCCGCCACGGTGGCGGCCTCCGGACTGCTGGCCCTGCTGCCGGCGTCCGCGGCCAACGCCCACGGCACCATGTCCAACCCGCCCAGCCGGGTCTACGTCTGCAAGAACGAGGGCCCCGAGACGCCGAAGTCCGCCGCGTGCAAGGCCGCCGTAGCCGCCGGCGGCACGCAGGCCTACTACGACTGGAACGAGGTCTCCCTCCTGGAGGCCGGCGGACGGCACCGCGAGCTCATCCCCGACGGCAAGCTCTGCAGCGCCGGCCGGGAGAAGTACCGCGGCCTCGACCTGCAGCGCGCCGACTGGCCCGCGACCAGGGTGAGCCCCGGCAACTTCACGCTCACCTACCACGCCTCCGCCCCGCACGCCAACAGCAACTTCGAGTTCTACATCACCCGCGAGGGCTGGAACCCGACCATGCCCCTCAAGTGGTCCGACCTGGTCCACATCAGGACGTTCAACAACCAGAACCCGACGACGTTCACCAACTGGACCATCAACCTGCCGCAGCGCTCCGGCCGCCACATCCTGTACTCGATCTGGCAACGCGTGGTCGGCAGCAACGAGGCGTTCTACACCTGCTCCGACGTGGACTTCGGCGGCGGCGGCAACCCGACCCCGACGCCCACCCCCACTCCGACGCCCACCCCGACCCCGACGCCCACGCCGACCCCGACCGTCACCCAGCCCGGTGGCACCTGGAGCGCGGGCACGGCCTACCGCGCGGGGGACAGGGTGACGTACAACGGGCAGACCTACGAATGCATCCAGCCGCACACGGCGCTCGCCGGCTGGGAGCCCCCGAACGTGGCCGCCCTGTGGAAGCGCGTCTGA
- a CDS encoding NAD(P)-dependent oxidoreductase — MAGTPVTVIGMGLMGRALAGAFVRAGHPTTIWNRTPGRAQALVEAGASEAPTVGPAVAASPLVVVCVRDYDAVRELLAPAETALAGRVLVNLTSGASDEARAMAEWAAERGAGYLDGAIMMTPPGIGAPETVVLYGGSPSLYETHRPALAVLGGGTTLISSDVGLPALYDVALLGIMWSTFNGFMHGAALLGTEKIPATEFLPMATGWLKGVATFLTAYAQQIDDGSFTAEDATLETQVPPVRHLIHESRIRGIDATLAEYTEALLTEAIGRGHALDSYARVIDHFRP, encoded by the coding sequence ATGGCAGGAACACCGGTCACGGTCATCGGCATGGGGTTGATGGGCCGGGCGCTGGCGGGCGCCTTCGTGCGCGCCGGCCACCCCACGACCATCTGGAACCGCACCCCGGGCAGGGCACAGGCGCTGGTCGAGGCCGGGGCGAGCGAGGCCCCAACGGTCGGGCCCGCCGTCGCCGCCTCTCCCCTGGTGGTCGTCTGCGTGCGCGACTACGACGCCGTCCGCGAGCTGCTCGCCCCGGCCGAGACGGCTCTGGCGGGCCGCGTCCTGGTCAACCTCACCTCGGGCGCGTCCGACGAGGCCCGGGCGATGGCGGAGTGGGCGGCGGAGCGCGGGGCCGGCTACCTGGACGGGGCGATCATGATGACGCCCCCGGGCATCGGCGCGCCCGAGACGGTCGTCCTGTACGGCGGATCCCCGTCGCTGTACGAGACGCACCGGCCGGCCCTCGCCGTGCTGGGCGGCGGCACCACGCTCATCAGCTCCGACGTCGGCCTGCCCGCGCTGTACGACGTCGCGCTGCTGGGGATCATGTGGTCCACGTTCAACGGCTTCATGCACGGCGCGGCGCTGCTGGGCACGGAGAAGATCCCCGCCACCGAGTTCCTGCCGATGGCCACCGGCTGGCTCAAGGGCGTGGCGACGTTCCTGACGGCGTACGCGCAGCAGATCGACGACGGCTCCTTCACCGCCGAGGACGCCACACTGGAGACCCAGGTGCCGCCCGTGCGGCACCTCATCCACGAGAGCCGGATCCGGGGCATCGACGCGACCCTGGCCGAGTACACCGAAGCCCTGCTCACCGAGGCGATCGGCCGCGGCCACGCGCTCGACAGCTACGCCCGCGTCATCGACCACTTCCGGCCATGA
- a CDS encoding helix-turn-helix transcriptional regulator — MEREQLADFLRRRREAIRPAEVGLAGNPRRRTSGLRREEVAMLAGMSVDYVVRLEQGRSSQPSTQLLGALARALRLSDDERDHLFHLAGHQPPPADGVARLARAGLMRMLDLLGDTPALVLSDLGEVLAQNRAALLMAGDLTRFSGDRRYLVYRWFTEDAARAVHLPEDREHQARQMVADLRAVAGRRAGDPTVARLIERLQAESADFRRLWAEHEVAVRRASRKTLLNARVGPLVMDCETLITPDQRQQLLVFTPGDDETRERLDLLRVLGLEEFPTGVARPGQD, encoded by the coding sequence ATGGAACGTGAGCAGCTCGCCGACTTCCTGCGCCGCCGCCGCGAAGCGATCCGTCCCGCCGAGGTGGGCCTGGCCGGCAACCCTCGCCGCCGCACCAGCGGCCTGCGCCGGGAGGAGGTGGCGATGCTCGCCGGCATGTCGGTGGACTACGTCGTACGCCTGGAGCAGGGGCGCAGCAGCCAGCCGTCCACGCAGCTGCTCGGCGCGCTGGCACGGGCGCTGCGCCTGTCGGACGACGAGCGTGATCACCTGTTCCACCTGGCCGGACACCAGCCCCCGCCCGCCGACGGGGTGGCGCGGCTGGCTCGCGCCGGCCTGATGCGCATGCTCGACCTGCTCGGCGACACGCCTGCCCTGGTGCTGTCCGACCTGGGCGAGGTCCTGGCCCAGAACCGGGCCGCCCTGCTGATGGCGGGCGATCTGACCCGCTTCTCCGGCGACCGGCGCTACCTGGTGTACCGGTGGTTCACCGAGGACGCCGCCCGCGCCGTCCACCTGCCGGAGGACCGGGAGCACCAGGCCCGCCAGATGGTGGCCGACCTGCGCGCGGTGGCCGGGCGCCGGGCCGGTGACCCGACGGTCGCCAGGCTCATCGAGCGGTTGCAGGCCGAGAGCGCCGACTTCCGCCGGCTCTGGGCGGAGCACGAGGTGGCGGTCCGGCGCGCCAGCCGCAAGACGCTGCTGAACGCGCGGGTGGGCCCCCTGGTGATGGACTGCGAGACCCTGATCACGCCCGACCAGAGGCAGCAGCTGCTGGTGTTCACCCCGGGTGACGACGAGACCCGCGAGCGGCTGGACCTGCTGCGGGTGCTCGGCCTCGAAGAGTTCCCCACGGGGGTCGCACGGCCCGGCCAGGACTGA